GGAGCGATCTGCCAGCGTGCCGAGCTCCTGGCTCTCTGCCGCCGGGATCTGCCACACGTGGAGATTCTGCACCCGCGTAAACTTCCCCGCCAGCCCGGCCCACCACGTGGCCGCCGTATTGGCAAAGCTGTACACACTGACCTTGCGCGAGCGCCCGCAGGTGCGCACCAGGCGCTTCTCATCCGGCTGGCCAAGATCGATCCAATGCACCAGCAGCCCGGTGAGATCATGCTGGCTCAGCGCAGGCTCGTCGGCCTCCCACATGTCCTTGCCAAACTCCAGCGTGCCGTGGTCGTTGTTCTCTGGCGCATTCAGCACATAGGCCAGCAGCCGGATCATCATGCGCTCCTCCGTCTCCGAGGGATGCCGGGCGATGGTGAGCTCGTGGTCGGAGTAGATGTTGTGGTCGAGGTCCGAGAGGGAGACCTTGGCTTTGTAGATGATCGCTTTGAGTGCCATGTGGGGGCGCAAAGAGTCCAGAGGTCAGGGAATAGTCAAGGAATCATGGCATGCACATCTTGTGCGCTTAGTGCAGCTCGTGCACGGCATCCCGCGCTCCGTGCAAGATGCGCACGATCTCCAGCTGCGTTCCAACGCGATACACGATCAGATAGTTTTTCCTGACAGTGCGAAACCACAGATCGTGCCGGGTGAGATCGCGACGGCGGTGCCCCAGTGTTGGCAGTGCCGCCAGATGCTCCGCCTCTGCCCGGATGTCTGCCTCCAGGGCATCGGCCGCCTCGGGGTTGTGCTGCGCCACGTAGGCCCAGATGTCCTGCAGGTCTCCCTGGGCGGCACGGCTGTAAATCGGTGCCGTCATGCCTGCGCCCGCCAGCGTGCCTTGAAAGCCGCCATCTCGGCGCGTGACTCCTCGGACGTGAGGCTGCGCCCGCTATCCAGATCACTCAGGCCCTCGTCGATCCTGGCAGAGGCTGCTGCCTTCCACTGCTCCTGCTGCTGCATGAGCCCGAGGGAGTCCACCACGACCTCATCGGCGCTCTCGTAAAGCCCTGAGGCGATCTTTTGCCGCACGAAAGATTCCATGGCAGCAGGGAGGGTCACAGTCATGCCACATCATCTCTCAAAGCTCCGCACTGTCAAGACAGCCACACCACCCAGCCCCCGCCCCGCCTTTCCTCACCCCATGCGGAATAGGATTGAAAAAATTGCGCAAACCCAAAATAATTTTCCCTGATACTGCGTCCAATCGCCTTTGCCCGCCCGCCCCTGCCCCACCGGCATGCTGCAGCACCTGCACGCATACGCCTCTCCACTCCCATGAAAGCCACACGCCTCCTCGCCGCTGCATTCATCCTCACGGCCGCCAGCCTGCATGCCCAGGTACAGCCAGCACGAGTGCCCGTCCGTGTGGGGCAGTCCCTCGCGCCTGCCAGCACCACGCCCACCCTGAGCACCAACTACCGCCTGACGCTCACCGCCAAGTCCGGCGACAAATCCCTCGGTGCCGTCTCCCAGCTCACGTGCTCCACCGGACTGGAGGTCTCCGGCTTCCTGGACAAGCCCCAGGAGGACAGCATGCCCGCCACCACGCTCTCTCTGCACGGCAAGATGGCCGAGCAAGAAGATGGCACGCTGCTGGTCACGTATCACTTTGGCCTGAGCGTGCCGGTGGTATCGAGCACCACCACGTCCGCACCTGCCAAGAGCAAGGACGCCGCCGGAGACAAAGCCGAGCCCGCACCCCAGACCACCGTTTTCTCCTTCCGAGATCACTCCTCCAGCGGCGCGCTGCGCGTGCGGCCCGGCCGCAGCTATGAGCTGATGACGATGGCCGGCGTGGCCTACACCCTCACCATCAGCGCAGAGCCACAGAAATAAATAAATCTGTGGCCGCTCAGCATCGCAGCGCCAGTCTCCACCCCGCCCCACCGCCCCTCTTACCGACGCCGATGAAACCCTTCCCGCTCATCCCCCATGCCCTGGTGCTGACCCTGGCCGCCGGTTTCATGCAGGCAGAGGCGCAGGCGCAGACCAACGCACCTGCGCTGCGTCCGGTGCTGCCTCGCGTCTCCCCTGCGCAGGAAGCAGAGGCACCCCAGCTCACGGCCAACTACCGCATCGTCATCAGCGCCGCCGCCGGGGAGCACAGCCTGGGAGAGATCTCCACCCAGACCTGCTCCGCCAGCTTTCAGATCAGCGGCAGCCTCTCCACGCTGCAGGAGGCGCAGCCGGACGACGCAGCCATCTCCCTGCGCGGCGATTTCTCCGAACAGGCAGACGGCACGCTGAAGCTGAGTTACGCCCTCACCTCCAACGCACTCGTGCCCAGTTCCCAGGTGGGCAACCCGGGCACCGCGAATGTGCAGACCACCTACCGCAGCACACGACACGGAGGCTCGGGCATGCTGCTGCTGAAGCCAGGGCAGAAATACGAGCTGATGCAGGTCTCCGGCGTGGCCTACACCCTCTCCATCACCCCCATCGAGACCTGGCCCGCCGCCAAGCCCAAGGCCACCACACCCGCCAGCAAGGACTC
The sequence above is drawn from the Prosthecobacter vanneervenii genome and encodes:
- a CDS encoding type II toxin-antitoxin system ParD family antitoxin, with the protein product MTVTLPAAMESFVRQKIASGLYESADEVVVDSLGLMQQQEQWKAAASARIDEGLSDLDSGRSLTSEESRAEMAAFKARWRAQA
- a CDS encoding type II toxin-antitoxin system RelE/ParE family toxin, which translates into the protein MTAPIYSRAAQGDLQDIWAYVAQHNPEAADALEADIRAEAEHLAALPTLGHRRRDLTRHDLWFRTVRKNYLIVYRVGTQLEIVRILHGARDAVHELH
- a CDS encoding YaeQ family protein, with the protein product MALKAIIYKAKVSLSDLDHNIYSDHELTIARHPSETEERMMIRLLAYVLNAPENNDHGTLEFGKDMWEADEPALSQHDLTGLLVHWIDLGQPDEKRLVRTCGRSRKVSVYSFANTAATWWAGLAGKFTRVQNLHVWQIPAAESQELGTLADRSMSLTITLQDGVLFVEEGGRTVELHLARLCGAE